In Nasonia vitripennis strain AsymCx chromosome 2, Nvit_psr_1.1, whole genome shotgun sequence, a genomic segment contains:
- the LOC100122909 gene encoding NADH dehydrogenase (ubiquinone) complex I, assembly factor 6 — translation MNACSILFSNSFKWNQKLSHSLRWIKTSTKQTPAEYCLDLVRKHDYENFLCTLLLPNNLRSSAFAIRAFNTEVALVEDQARDSKIALMRIKFWEETLNQIYADKPPKNPTSLELHRVLQKTKLTKQYFKRLIEARFNKLNLSTFPSLESLEKYAEHTVSSVYYLILEAHGIKDIDTDHFASHLGKAHGIVTLIRSVPHNAKCRKMVLPQDILMKYNVSSESVLQGTSSKELKDVIFEVSSRAKQHLDMALSLKTRIKKGSHPVFLSHIIVEEYLIKLQKFDFDVFNPKLQKRNSLLPLKLYWKKLFNRERICFYRAYRHKYIGNMR, via the exons ATGAACGCATGTTCGATACTCTTTAGCAATTCCTTCAAGTGGAATCAGAAGCTATCTCATTCGCTGCGCTGGATCAAGACTTCCACAAAACAAACGCCTGCTGAATATTGTTTGGATCTAGTCAG AAAACATGATTACGAGAACTTTCTATGCACACTACTTTTACCCAATAACTTGAGATCATCTGCATTTGCAATCAGAGCTTTCAATACAGAAGTTGCTTTGGTCGAAGATCAAGCTCGCGACAGCAAGATTGCTCTAATGAGGATTAAATTTTGGGAAGAAACTTTGAATCAAATATACGCTGATAAACCACCAAAAAATCCTACTTCGTTGGAACTGCACAGG GTATTACAGAAAACCAAGTTAaccaaacaatattttaaacgtTTGATTGAAGCTCGCTTCAACAAACTGAACTTGTCAACTTTTCCAAGTTTGGAATCATTAGAAAAATATGCAGAGCATACAGTTTCATCTGTTTACTATTTGATTTTAGAAGCCCATGGAATAAAAGATATAGATACGGATCATTTTGCTAGTCATCTGGGCAAAGCCCATGGTATAGTCACTTTAATTCGTTCTGTGCCTCATAATGCaaaatgcagaaaaatggTTCTACCACAAGATATTCTAATGAAGTACAATGTTTCCTCTGAATCTGTACTTCAAGGAACAAGtagtaaagaattaaaagATGTTATTTTTGAAGTTTCTTCAAGAGCCAAACAACATTTGGATATG GCACTGTCATTGAAGACACGTATTAAAAAAGGTTCGCATCCAGTTTTTTTGTCACATATTATCGTTGAAGAATATCTGATCAAgttacaaaaatttgattttgatgTATTTAATCCTAAACTTCAAAAACGAAATAGTCTACTACCATTGAAACTTTATTGGAAGAAGTTGTTTAACAG GGAAAGAATTTGTTTCTATCGAGCGTATAGGCATAAGTATATAGGTAATATGAGATGA
- the LOC100114636 gene encoding thioredoxin-like protein 1: MGLVRVINDDGHFHGELSNAGTKLVVVDFTATWCGPCQRIAPVFEQLSTKYPNAVFLKVDVDKCAETAAGQGVSAMPTFIFYRNKIKLDSCQGADPAGLESKIKQFYGSGDADDSEGSVAGHMDLSSFIMKAQCECLNESDDHCLDHCLTSNGGYLESDCDEQLIISITFTQAVKVHSLKIKAPADKGPKNLKLFINQPRTIDFDMADSNTSVQDLTLSAKDIEEGNPVQLRFVKFQNVQNLQIFIKDNQSGSETTQIDHLVIIGSPISTTNMGDFKRVAGKKGESH; the protein is encoded by the exons atgggATTAGTACGTGTAATAAATGACGATGGTCATTTTCATGGAGAATTATCGAACGCTGGCACAAAACTTGTCGTTGTTGATTTCACCGCAACTTG GTGTGGTCCCTGTCAAAGGATTGCTCCAGTTTTTGAACAACTCTCCACAAAATATCCTAACgctgtttttttgaaagttgaTGTCGATAAGTGTGCGGAGACAGCTGCTGGACAGGGTGTTAGCGCCATGcctacttttattttttaccgcaacaaaattaaacTTGATTCATGCCAAGGTGCCGATCCTGCTGGTCTGGAATCCAagattaaacaattttatggATCTGGTGATGCCGATGACTCCGAGGGATCAGTTGCTGGACAT ATGGATCTAAGTTCATTCATTATGAAAGCACAATGTGAATGTTTGAATGAATCAGATGACCACTGTTTGGATCATTGTTTAACATCAAATGGTGGATATTTAGAAAGTGATTGTGATGAACAGCTGATAATATCCATAACTTTTACGCAAGCTGTAAAAGTACATTcattaaaaatcaaagcaCCTGCAGATAAGGGTCCAAAAAATTTGAAGCTTTTTATAAATCAGCCTAGAACGATAGATTTTGATATGGCGGATTCAAACACAAGTGTTCAAGACCTTAC GTTGTCAGCCAAGGATATAGAAGAAGGAAATCCTGTCCAGTTGCGATTCGTCAAGTTCCAAAATGTACAGAATTTGCAGATCTTTATCAAGGATAATCAAAGTGGCAGCGAAACAACGCAAATTGATCATCTAGTCATCATTGGTTCTCCAATCTCAACAACTAACATGGGTGATTTCAAGCGAGTTgcaggaaaaaaaggagagagtCACTAG